DNA from Candidatus Hydrogenedentota bacterium:
TTCCGACATCGTTTCCATGTCAGAATTCTCACTCAATTACGCCGGTAGGCGCAAGGAAGTTCCCGCCGGAAGACATTTCGGTTCAAATGAGGAGGTAAAATCATGTCTATTCTTCAAGGCAAGGTGCTGGTGGCGCAGGGCGGAGGCCCGACGGCCGTCATCAACCAAAGTCTCGTGGGCGCCGTGCTCGAGTCGCGCAAGTTTCCGCAAGTCACGCGTGTCTACGGCGCGCTCCACGGCGTTCGAGGCATCATCAATGAGGATTTCGTCGATCTTACCGAGGCGACGACACACAATCTCGAGGCGGTTGCGGTGACGCCGTCGTCGGGGTTGCTGTCCACGCGCGACAAGCCCGACATCGCCTACTGTCAGGAAATTTTCAAGGTATGCCAGGCGCACGATGTGCGTTATTTCTTTTACATCGGCGGCAACGACAGCGCCGACACCTGCCGTATCGTCAACGAGGAGGCCAGCAAGGCCGGCTACGAACTGCGCGTCATCCACATCCCCAAAACCATTGACAACGATCTGCGCGTCACGGATCATTGCCCCGGTTACGGTTCGGCGGCGAAATTCGTCGCGCAGGCCTTTGCCGGCGCGAATCTGGACAACCGCGCCATCCCCGGCGTCTATGTCGGTGTCGTAATGGGACGCCATGCCGGATTCCTGACCGCGGCTTCATGCCTTGCCCGGAAGTATCCGGACGACGGCCCGCATCTGATTTATGTGCCGGAGCGGCCGATTACGAAGGAACAGTTCCTCCGCGATGTCAAGGCGGTAAACGACCAATACGGCCGCTGTGTCGTGGCGGTTTCGGAAGGGGTCGTCGGTCCCGACAAGAAGGCGCTTGCGGAACAGTTTACCGGCGGCGAGCGCGACAGCCACGGCAACGTCCAACTTTCCGGCACGGGCGCCCTTGGC
Protein-coding regions in this window:
- a CDS encoding 6-phosphofructokinase yields the protein MSILQGKVLVAQGGGPTAVINQSLVGAVLESRKFPQVTRVYGALHGVRGIINEDFVDLTEATTHNLEAVAVTPSSGLLSTRDKPDIAYCQEIFKVCQAHDVRYFFYIGGNDSADTCRIVNEEASKAGYELRVIHIPKTIDNDLRVTDHCPGYGSAAKFVAQAFAGANLDNRAIPGVYVGVVMGRHAGFLTAASCLARKYPDDGPHLIYVPERPITKEQFLRDVKAVNDQYGRCVVAVSEGVVGPDKKALAEQFTGGERDSHGNVQLSGTGALGDLLSAWVKNDLKIKRVRADTLGYLQRSFLGCVSEVDQFEAREVGEKAAQYAIWHNQDGSVAIRRTGDYSVEYFLTPLETVARVATEMKDEYLVPEGNNVTDAFRHYVRPLVGVMPPLERLSAPVVAKILKK